The following is a genomic window from Vidua chalybeata isolate OUT-0048 chromosome 29, bVidCha1 merged haplotype, whole genome shotgun sequence.
GAAGGGTCTCCATGGCCGGGCCAGATCGCCGGAGCTCCCCGGGGCCGCGCTGGCAGGGGGACTCTGCGGGTCCTTCAGCATCGAGTCCCGCAGCGGCCGCCTGGCGCTGCCTTCACCGGGAACGGGCAGGGCGGGCTCTGGGCAGCACAAAGGCGTCGGTCAGGCCGAGGGGCTCCGAGCGGCCCCCAAGAGTCTCGCTCAGCCCTTCCCGTACCCACCGAAAGGCTGCTGGGGCTCGGCCCAGAAGCCCCCAAAGACGCCCAGGAGCTCGCCCATGTCCCGGAATAGCTCCTCGAAGGCGCCGCGGGAGGAGCCAGGGCTGAATCCGAAGCCGAAGTCCTGGGGGGGCTGCGACGTGGACGGGCcgccatcctcatcctcctcctcctcgtcccaCGCCGCGCCGCCGAACAGCGGGTCCCGGGGCCTGCGGGACCGCGGCAGTGAGACACCCGGAGAGCCCAGAGCAAGCGGGGgagggccggggccggcggggcaACCGGCGGTTGAGAGACGGACAGGGTCTGTGTGGGCGAGGCCGGGGGCACCCAGGGGACGGGCGGAGTCCCGGTCACCTGCACCGTCCCGGGAAGCCGAAGAAGCCGCGGAACACGTCGTAGAAGCTCATCGCGCTCCGGCTCCCTCCGGGTCCCGTTCCCCCggtcccgccgccgccgcgcccgggTCGCGCTGCCGCGAAGCGCCGCGGCCGTAAAGCGCCGCCGGGTGTCGCGAGGCGCCGCGGCCGTCCCGTGTCCCCGCCGGGGCCCCGGGAGCCGTGAGGGCCCGGAGCCCGCCCGCCGTGGCCGCCCCAGGCCCGCGGCTCCGTCCGTGCCCGTTCGCACGAGCTAGCCCCGCGGAGTGCCCCGGGCCCCGCCGTGGGGGCGGGTGCGGGCTGGCGAGGTGGCCGGGGCTGCACGCACGGCCCTTTCTCCGTGCCCGCAGCTGAGCCCATCGCGGCCCCCACAGAGCACCGGAGGGCTCCAGCTTCGCCTCCCCACCGCggcagggacccccccaaaccccaggagGGCTCCAGCTTCGCCTCCCCACCGCggcagggaccccccccaaaccccaggagGGCTCCAGCTTCACCTCCTCACCGCGGCAGAgacccccccaagcccccccagccccttaCCTTGCAGCTCAGGCACCGCTTCCAGCCCACCCTCCCCGATGAGCTCGCGGGGATGAGGGGCTGCGGAGAGCACCCCTCAAGCCCCAAAgggagcaccagcagcaccagagcacGGTAGGAAGCAGGAATGAAGGGTGAGAGTCTCAGAGGAGGGAGGGCATTTATCCCTGTGCTAGCATCctgctgccccagtgctgcagccggggaaaaaaatccacaaaacaaGGGGACAAAAACCACCAGCAAGAAgctggggaggggtgggggaaacACGGTCCCCACCGCCCAGGGCCACCCACCCCCTGCACCAAAAATAGGGAACGAGGCTGAGAAGGtggaaaaaatacacacatcACTTTGTGATCTTTATTCTCTTCAGTAAATCCCCACTtggggctgcagctgaaggGATCAGGTGGaactgaaaaatacaagatCTGGactgcatagaaaaaaaaaaaaacaaacaaacaaaaacccaaaccaaaccccacaaaacagaaaaaaaaaaaaaagaaaaaaaaaaggaaataaaaaaatccccaacccaAAAGCAGAAGATACTTACAGCGTGCAAGCAGGGCAGGACCTGCACTCTGGGCCCGTGAGGATGGAGGGACGCAGATGGAGAACATAAAATACCAGGGGGGACCCCTCGGCGGGGTGGGGGAGAAATGAGAGAACTAGAGGACAGcatggggtttttgtttttatatacaAGACACATTTATCCATTAAATTTAGAACACGGTacaaaaaaaacacttcaactAATTAATCTTACAATGCTGCTCATATCAATTACTGGTCTTAATCCTAATAATAAGGGGGTTTGCTGTAGGCGACTCGCAGCTTCCACTCCTTTGGATCTGAGAGATTCTGGGGCAGCTGGATGGGAGAGGGGATAGAAAGgagtaaaaaccaaaaaaggccCCTACGGCAAACGGTTCAGATGTGAATGcggagagagagaaaaaaaacaaaaaaaaccaaaaaaaaaaacaaaagggaaaaaaaaaaaaaaaaaaagaaaaaatacaaattctatATTACATACAACAGGAAAGTGGCTGAAGACAGACAACGCAGAGGTGCCTGCGGCCTGCCCTGCGgggccctgctggggctgggggcccGGGCGCTCCCCGCCGCAGGGGTCTCTCCTCCCTGGGATCCTTCCTCATCATCAGGGGCACTGGGATTCTCTTCCGGAAGCAAGTGGTGGCCAGGGGCCCGGCCTCAGTTGGCGCCCCAGCTGTAGCTGTTGTAGGCGGACTTGTTGGCCTGGGATTTctgggggatggagctgccttGGCTGCGCTGCCCGGAGCCGCTCTGCGGGAAAAGGGCAGAAGGAGAAGAGGGTGGTGAGTGCAGGGGAAGCACCCCCGGCCTACCCTGCAGGGTAACACTGGCATGCCTGGACCCCAGAAGATGGCTCTGGGCTACGGCTCCTGGGCAGCCGCCGCTCcacctcagcccagctcagctccctggcGCTGGGGCAGCTTCACTGTCTgtgccccagcaccctccctCGTCTCCACGCCTTGCTCCAGAggccagcagcacacaggacTGGGGGCAGCGGGGAGAGAGGAGACGGGGAAGGGTcggtgtggggtgtgtgtgcacgcgtgtgtgtgtgtgtacatactGACTGAGGGCCTCTCTCCTCGCCTCGCAGGGCCatgggggagaaggaaggggcTGTGTGATCCTGGGGAGCCTtaggggcaggggcagagccctCGCCAAGTGCAATGCATTTTCAGAGAGTTCATTACCTGATCTTCCTGCTGGCGTTGGAAGCACAGTATCATCTGCAAATATGGAAGCTGTTGCAGTACCAGGATATGTAAAATAAAGGGACAAACTATGACAATAGAAATCCATGGTTAGACCTGAAAGCTCCTGCAGGGTCGTGGCTATGGCGAGGAACCCCTTTGGTGCTGGCCTGTGGAGCTGCCCCTCTGAGGATGGGGGAGGTCGGGGTGCCCCAGATGTGCATGAGGGGGCACTACCTGGCCATATCTGGTGCAGCCCGGCAGCAGGGGGGTTGTGCTGAGCACCCACCCTGGCAGAGCACACCCCAGGCCTTCCTTCTCACTCATCCTCTTACGGGCCCTGTGTGTATGTGCAGCTGTGAGCATGTGCCTGTCACTGCATGTGTCCGCCGCAGAGcctgagggagggaggcaggcagggagagagggaccAGGGAAGTAAAGGGGGAGCAAGAGCCCCAGCAAGGGGCTGAGGTGCGAGGGGCATTGCTTACCTGcccatcctgctgcaggtggtggTGGAGGATCTGCGAGTGAGGCTGCTGATGCGGGGTCAGGATGTGCAtgaagggggtgggggggtaCGCCGCTGCTGTCGCAGGGTTGATGGGGCCGCCGCTGCCCAGCGCCGAAGGCAGGTTGAAGGAGGCTGCTGGGGTTCCAGTGTGAAATCCCTGCTTCTCGAAGGATTGCTAAGAAGGAGATGCCAACGGCAGAATAAGGGCGGGGAGTCAGGCTGGCAGTGTGCCCCTCCCCATCTCTACACGTCACAGGCCCAGAGTCAGCCTGCGGTGCAGAGAACGGATAGAGTCTCTTCCTATGGCTCTTTCTGGGCTTGGAATTGCTGTAAGCTGGGAAAGGTCAAgcatttcccttctccctggctGTCTGATCCAAGGGGAAGAGACCTcattgcccagagaggctgtcTCAGAGCTTGGCTTCTCCTCCCCAGCAATGCAGGAAGCACACAGACACTAACCTGAGTTTTGGAGTAGACAGAGCCCGAGATGTCTGGCACGCCTGTATTACTGGATGTCACGGATACAcctggggagaagggagaggtgGGTGTTAGGCAGCAGGCAGTGGGTCAGCAGGAGTTGCTTGCTGCTaacaccagcagcacctggtgGAGAGCTCCAGCAGTCAGAGAAGATCTGCAGACAGACTGGCCTGGGCAGCCAGGCCCTGGCATGACCACATGCAAAGCGTCCATGTAAGTTATTTTGCTCTGGACACACACTGTTTCAAAATGCCTCCAGGAACCAGCTGAAGGGCTGGCTGCCACCCAGagaaacacatggaaaacagcaggtgtgaggagagctggggaATGCAATGGACAGAGAGGGAAACAAACCCACAGCATGTGGCACAGCAGCAAGAACAGCCCAAAAGCTCCTCTGGTGTAAAACAGGCAATTGCATGTAAAGGCAACTCAGCTGTAGGCTGGGATGGCTGGTGCAGTGACTGACAATGCAAGCCCCGTGGGGTGTTGGCTGTCCATAAAAGAGGGTGGCCCAGAGGACACCTCAGCCATCATTTAATGCCTGGAAGAAGtgctgaaatgaaagcagtttAAAGGACACAGCACCAGGTGACCTGGTACAAAGCTGAAATACCTTCTCAAAGAGAAAATACTAAGTTGAAGAAAATACTAAATTCACtaatgcagtgaaaaaaaagtgacaaaaggAATTTAAAGACTGGTAGAGGGAGGCAAATGCAGCCCTGGGTAAGTCAGCCAGACACCAACCAAGTACCAAGACAGGCAGCAGGTTCATGACCTTCCTGCATCTTTGATTCAAGGACACTTCCCTAGAAAGTGTCTGCCAAACACTGGTGGGAAACAAGTTCAAATCCAGAACAACTGCTGTTGTGTTAATCACATATAGGCAgataaaaaaccaacaaaccaaaccattcaGCAGCTTAAGCTTCTGATAGTAGTGCAAGGGCCCAGACAGCTGATTGTGGAGCACAGAGGAGGGCATGAAGTGATCTGTAACCCCCAAACCTGCTCCAGACCTGGATGCAGAACAATCCTGGGCCTTTCTAAGGATAATCAAACTACTTGGGAGCGGCACCTCTGGAATTTTTCTCTATTACTGCTGTAAGACAGCAGTCCCTATCACAGCCAGTAAGACTGGTAgcaagccctgctgctgtggaaagTGCTCTTGTGGGTCTCTTACCAGTGCTGTACCCATGAGAGCCATAGCCACTGGGCTGCTGGAAAGGGGTTGCTGATGCATTGACGCTGACATTCACACCATGCTGCTTGGAAGAGGTAGGAGCAACCTACAGAacagagaggagcagagtgAGAAGAGGCTTTGCTGTGCCACCCTTCTGTCCAAATCGCAGACCCTGCCTCTGGGAAACTCACAGGGAACACGGCGGGCCCatactggaaggtgctggggaGCCCTGGTACCCCTGTGTAGTATGGCAGACTGGTGTAACTGTAGCCAGGAGGCAGCGCCGGGTTCAGGAACGTCTGCTGTGTGGTGTGGTGAGTCTGGGtctggctctgctgtggctgcGCCAGAGTCGttgcaggagcaggggaagaggcATCACCACGGCCAAATTTTGTTAAGTCCCCTGAAACAGAGGAGGTGAGAGTGAGGAACAGATGCTAGATCCTGGCCCATTTCAACTCAGCCCAAAGGTGATCTAGTCTTTTGATAAACAGTGACTTCAATcacttcccctcccccccacctcCTGTCAGTGCCAAGGACTGTGGTCCTCAGACTTTTGCACACTGATAAGGTGAAGCTGTTAATTGCTCCTTGGCCCTAACAGGACTGCAGAGGCAAAGGGAAGCCACAGTAGCTAAGCCCCCAGTCTGGCACTGGATAAACCTGCTAGCAGAGCCTGATGCTAGAGCTGTCCCTCGTCCATCTCTATGCACCACCAGCAGGACTGAACACAACCCAGATCCttgcctgggctgtgcagggcttggctgcagggctgggggaagctcCCTGTTCTGATCTCGAGGAGTGTTCGCTTGGCTCTTCCATGAAAACACTCTCCAATTCAGAGCTCACACAGCTCAAAGCTCATAGGGCTCTGAGCTTTCAGCCTCAGCTAGGCAAAAGCACTTCCACACAAACCAGCTCCTGCCAAAGCTGAGGAAAAGTggtgctggaaaaaaagagtgaaCCTCCAAGTGCAACAATTCCTAAAGCACGTGAAAGCTCAGCACAGTCACTGCCCACTGTGGATTGGCAGTGCGTTAATGCACTTACCAAGGTCAGTGTGAGGTCATGCACTCACTGGGTGCTTGGGTTGAGTTTGACAGGTCTCAAATTTCCTCACTTGCTTTCTCCATGAGACTGTcccatataaaaaaaaattcatttctctgtattttgtgtttctttctatttttactCTCAGTGCTTGAGAAGCACTGCTTACCACCTGCCTCACAACCACCTGGAAAGCAGTCCCTCAGCTGTAGGCCTTGAAGaatctttcagcctttcctcactCCCTTTCTAACTGCCCCATTGAATCCTACTTGCCCACCTCTTCCCAGTATCAGACCTTGACACAACCAGATGCTCAAAGGGAAGGTGAGAATTTAGCTGTGAGAAGCATGCTCCAAACCAAAAGCAGTGCAGGAGGCACAGTGCAGGTGCAGAGGTAGCTCCAGTGGACAGAGACACTGGACACTAGTAGAAGCAGCACAAACCCTGATAGGATGGGAATCAGAGCACTCTTTTTCCCTACCAGAGTATGGATTGCTGCTCAGGCTGCCATCTCTTCCAGTCAGTGGTGTGGTGGGTGTAGGGAATGGGATGCTGTAGTAATCCTgatgaataaaaacaaaagacattttatCAGCTCTGTCCAAAGTGCAAAGCAGTATATTTGGGAGAGAGGAATTTCTGTACTGTAGCTGCAAGATATGTCTGAGTATTGCAGTCCAACCAGCCACATCCAGGCTGATCACGACCTACAGCAGCCCCAGGTTTTTGTAGCATGTACCATCCCCCTCATCTGGCTATTAGAAGAACCAGATAAGGTCTACTGGTATGCACCTCTTAAACTGGCTGGACTTTCCCCCCCTCTTCACAATAAAATGGACATGTCCTGTTACTAAATAAAGCCCATTTTCATCAGGTATTTAGTCACTGGCTCTGTCACGGATCAGAGGTGAATCTCTATAATAGCCCTGCTGTTGTAACACGTGCTCCTTGGCTCCACAATGAATACTGCTGGATGAGTAACGCATGCTGGCAACTCCCCACGTGCCAAGGAGCAACTGATAactcctcactgctgctgtggagagGTGTAtccccacagcaccccacatTGCCAGCTCTTGAGCTGACTTGTCTCTACCCAAGCAGCACCAGTGGAAGTGGCGTGTCCTTGTCATTCTGCAGTACTCACCAACGGGAATCTTGTCTGGAGCATTTGCAAGTCATCATATCCATACACCTGTGGCTAGAAAAAGAGCCAGAGatgacactggggacatggacGACGTGAGGACACCCAATTTTAGATTAAACATTTAGATAAACACGAGAGAAAGCCAGTCAGCAGCCACACAAGCCACCAGGTGCAGGCAGCCAGAACCTCGAGATAGGTTGATGCTACCAGAAGTTTCTGTGAGTTGCTCAAAGGAAAGTGCTCCAGACCATAAAGCCATTCAACAGTTTTTCTCTGGGAATCATCTCAAAACTGAAATCTGTCCTCACCTTTAGGAGAGGGTGTGACACACACCCCTAGACTTTGTGGCTGTTGCTACCCTTGCCCTGACTGCCCTTTGTCACACCATATTTCTAACACAGCTCTGCGCTTCCACACACTGTGCTCTGCCCAAGGGCTCTTAAAaggctggggaggctgcagagaaCAGGCACGTAGACTCTGCCCTGGGGTGAGCACAACACACATTTACCCCCACGGGCACATGGAAATCATGGAAAAAACAGCAGGTCCAAACTCTGCCTGTCCAAGGCAGTCCTGGCTGGGCTATGGCACAGTTTTTAGTTTCCCCACCATGTTACATCCCTCCATGCTGCagagggggctgggagggacctggTGGCATGACACACACACTGCAAAGTTCCACTCACCGGATAGGCATGTAGCAACCCCGGAGCCATGATGTATGGATTAGGCAACAACGGTGGGACTCCAGGAGGGAGATTGGGAGGGGCTTTTCctgagaaaggaggagaaaggaaaattccaCAGTGAAGCAAACAGCAGAAGCTCGCTCGCTCAGCCCTCACACCCTTCTCTGGTACAGCAGTAGCCAGGAAAGTACCTGATGTGGTTGCAACAGAGCTGCGAGTCGAGGCAGTCACTGTGGAGTTGCTGCTGAGGCTGAGGCCCAGGCTGCTGACACTGCTGAGGCTGGATGAAACGCTGACAACTGGTGGGGCAGCTGACACCgtgctggaggaggtggagaaAGTACTAGCAGAAGAATGGAGGCTTGCTTCACTCTCCACACTTGTGTGCtacagaaggaaggaagtagAGTCAGGGGATCAGGCAGATGGAACCAAGTGCACAGGTACCACAGGACATTTGCTACACAGAACGTTAGGCACCTCTGTCTGCATCTGGATATTTCTGCAGTGAGCCTGGCTTAAGTCCAAAGTCCTGACAGCAGCCAATCCCTAATGCTTACAGATCTCTCTCATGGTTACATCCCAACACATCTGTCCAATGAGTGGAACAGGGCTTGACACCACATTTGCAGCAGGGTGATTTATTCTGCTGCAAAAGCCAATACCCAGGAACTGTACTGCAAGAGCTCCAGCAGTAGAGATATTTGGTTCCACTTCATCAGCTACCAGTTTGCTCTGACATGTGGCTGTGACTCTGCAGCACCTTCAAGGGCTACTACAGGCTCAAAAGCAGGCACTGCTCAGTCAGAAACAGGCAGGGTGTCAACAGCCTTGAGCCAGCAGTGCACAGACAGTGTTCTGACATTACCCCCCGTCATCTCTCTCCACACAGCATCCAAActccagcaggacaggcagcagcctggcagctcctgccacaaCCCCAGCCCCAAGGTCAGGCCCCCCAGCAGACCCTGCCAAGCAGAGCAGAAACGGGGTACACAGTGGGAGATCATACCCAGACTCACCAGAAGGGTTGAAGTCGATGTTCGCCCAGAGGATGTGGATGAGGACAGACTGTTCTGCTGGGTGGGTAATGCACTgacaggaagagaaataaaacgTCAGACCAAGGTGAGAGAGTCAACATCAGTAGCACCATCCCATTCCCCATCTGCTTGAATGGGATGAGTCATCTTAGTCTTCCTCATTGCATGAGACAGACTCTGATGCCTGCTATAGATTCCTGCTTCTAGTTCTGCTTCTTCAGAAATCCACCCCTTCCACTCGCTCacctgctgagctgggcagtgGTTGTACTGGGGAGCTCCTCGCTGTggctcaggctgctcagagctgttgAGTGTTGGCTGGCTGTTGTCAGCAAGGACGATGCAGACACCCCATCGTTGAGAGGTGCAAtactgggagcagagggggagTCGGATTTCACTGCAGGGCCCGTAGCACCTGAGAACAAAGCTTTGGGTTAAGGGCAGCTACTGGCAACTTCCAGAGGGTAACACGAGGACAAGGATCAGCAAGTGCTCAGCTAGAGGAGCTTCCCTCAGTGCTGCCAAACAAATATACACTTATGATTGTGTTCTACATCTCACTTCACCCCAACGCTACCAGTGGCTCTGCAAAGAGCTTCAAGACCTACAGATGAAGTGCCTTCCACACCCAGAGAAATTATTGTCATAGGTGACCCTTCAAGGATCTCAAGGATCAGCAGAAAGCTGAATGTTTTGAGGCAAACAAATAATCTGAATGGCAGCAACTAGTCCAGCAAAGAAAAAACTTGCTATCAGCACACATAAAGCTTCTCATTCAAAGCAGAGAACATGAGCACAAGAGATACAGGACACCCACTGTACTCACAAGACTCTTACCTTCGACAGCCTGTGTGGTTTGTAATGGCGTGGGTTGTACAGAACTGAAACCattctgaggaagaaaagaaaaaaggagtgCTGGGCATTATAGCTGCACATTTCCAGAAGCAGAGCTAGTGTCACCTCCCTCTCTCACTCTCTTGCACAGTTATGGAAAGGTCCTGCTACCAGCATGTGTCAGCAGACTGTGTGTGGGTCAGTCCCAAGGTCTGCATGGTCCCCAAGTGTATATTAGAGAAATCAGTGCAAGaagtttctctgctgctgcctcaccaTTCTCCATCCAAGTTCATTAGCCAAACCTAACGTTACTGAACTGGTGTGCAGCACACAAGAACCAAACCCctaacacaaaacaaaattctttgtGTGCATGCCCCTCTCTAGCAGGGTAACTCTTCATGACACAACACATGCCCTGCAATCAACTGCTGTTAACCCCAGTGGTCCAGGCCCAGGCACAAAACAGAAGAGAGCTCTCATTAGAGCCCACGAGCCATACAGTGAGGCTGAAGGATCACAGAACTATTTGATAAGCCATTCAGCTTTCCCCAAGACACTTCACACATGAGGCTCACTCAGCACAATGGGTGAGCAAAGCTGCTCTCTTACCTTAGCCTGGGTCAGATCTTTCTGGGGTGAAGAGGAGATAGAATTTGGGTATCGCCTCGTCTGGGTGGATCTCTGTTCGTACAGTGGTCCCTGAGCACTGTTCTGGGAGGTAAATGTTGCTGTCTGTATTGTGCCACTCTGGTAACCAGACTCCTGGCTTTGATTGGACGAAATTGTGGATGAAGATTCACtacaaaagggggaaaaaaaaaaagtgttcctCCATTTTCCTCTAAAAACAGCCCTGCTGTAAGCTGCTGGCCCAGACTGGGCCCTTCACTTCAAATACTCAAGATAAAAAGCCCCAAGCATCAGTATAAAGGCACCACATGAAGCAGCCAAGCCAAGAAACGTGCCCAGAGAGCAGGGCTAGCCCAGCCATGGACATCCAGCTGCAGCCTTGCCTCACACACTGCTGTGCCTTAGTCAACCCTTCATGAGCTGCCACCACTCAGGCCCCAGTGCTCAAGGGACTGGCCAGTTACTAAGGGTCAGCCCAACAGAAGACAAACACACCACCACCAAAGATACTCCTACCCCACTGTGTCCCAGTTTGCCAGGCAAAAAGAAGGACAAAGCACTCAAATCTGTTCAAAGACACGGAGCAGTTGTGCTGGGGATTCCCAGTCTGTGTTTTCAACCACACAGTagcagaaaaactgttttctgtgcaAGTACCGCAGGCCAAAGAGCCACAGAGCTGCCCAATGAGTCTGCTGGCAACTCGTGCTTTGCTGTTGCATACATTGTCCCCCCTTTGTGACCAAAGCACAGTCAGAAAGGGTCTACTAGTATGCACGACAACTCAAGTCCACAGGATCAGCCAACTTCCAAAGCTGCCTGCTTGGATGAACAGGTTGCTGGTGCCCACCTGGCCGAGCTGGTGTAGAGGCTGCTCTGAGACTGGCTAACGGCGGCGCTGGTTGTGGGCGTCGATTCATACTCAGCAAGAACAGGCTCTGAACCAAACTGTAAGGCCCCAAACTGCAGGTTTAGCCCTGAGATATCTGAGGAGCCAGGCATTTCCACCGCAAGTGCAGGAATCTGCAAGGGAGGAACAACACAGCGGGTCAATCATTCCCAGTGATTAGCCCAGAGAATGACTTTATTACCCTCGTTTCCCTGCACACAATGGCACTTAAAGGCTTGCAGCCCCTGAATTACACTGTTCAACCCAGGCAGGCACACAACTCCATCATCCTCACAAACACTCAGTGCTAACAACAGGGAGGCCAAGCCCAGACCTTCCCTCAGCAGCCCAAATGGCCGTTTTTGCAGCTCTAACACAACTCGATGTCTCTTTCCCCACCACTGGTCTGCACCTTTGATGTTAatgatgcttttttcttttgctgcttgagcttctgctg
Proteins encoded in this region:
- the UBAP2L gene encoding ubiquitin-associated protein 2-like isoform X2; amino-acid sequence: MMTSVGTNRARGSWEQTQTQSQTQHKQRPQATAEQIRLAQMISDHNDADFEEKVKQLIDITGKNQDECVIALHDCNGDVNRAINVLLEGNPDTHSWEMVGKKKGVSGQKESGPTEPSEESKESRDRERDFSRRRGGLPRRGRGATRGREFRGQENGLDGAKSGGSSGRGTERGRRGRGRGRGGSGRRGGRFSAQGMGTFNPADYAEPASTDENYGNSNNTWNNTGSFEPDDGTRLDFIGGEGSNYPRKFDTAPGAWRAATEEWGTEDWNEDLSETKIFTASNVSSVPLPAENVTITAGQRIDLAVLLGKTPSSMENESTNLESSQTPSLAQPLVFSNSKQSALSQPASGNSFSHHSMVSMLGKGFGDVGEAKGSSTTGSQFLEQFKTAQALAQLAAQHTQPAGSTTAASWDMASTTQTSSLVQYDLKNPTDSSVHSPFTKRQGFTSTSTMIEVFMQEKQPVVTASTTTPAPPSSPLPSKTNPVPQMSPGSSDNQSSSPQPAQQKLKQQKKKASLTSKIPALAVEMPGSSDISGLNLQFGALQFGSEPVLAEYESTPTTSAAVSQSQSSLYTSSASESSSTISSNQSQESGYQSGTIQTATFTSQNSAQGPLYEQRSTQTRRYPNSISSSPQKDLTQAKNGFSSVQPTPLQTTQAVEGATGPAVKSDSPSAPSIAPLNDGVSASSLLTTASQHSTALSSLSHSEELPSTTTAQLSSALPTQQNSLSSSTSSGRTSTSTLLHTSVESEASLHSSASTFSTSSSTVSAAPPVVSVSSSLSSVSSLGLSLSSNSTVTASTRSSVATTSGKAPPNLPPGVPPLLPNPYIMAPGLLHAYPPQVYGYDDLQMLQTRFPLDYYSIPFPTPTTPLTGRDGSLSSNPYSGDLTKFGRGDASSPAPATTLAQPQQSQTQTHHTTQQTFLNPALPPGYSYTSLPYYTGVPGLPSTFQYGPAVFPVAPTSSKQHGVNVSVNASATPFQQPSGYGSHGYSTGVSVTSSNTGVPDISGSVYSKTQQSFEKQGFHTGTPAASFNLPSALGSGGPINPATAAAYPPTPFMHILTPHQQPHSQILHHHLQQDGQLPYLQMILCFQRQQEDQSGSGQRSQGSSIPQKSQANKSAYNSYSWGAN
- the UBAP2L gene encoding ubiquitin-associated protein 2-like isoform X7; amino-acid sequence: MMTSVGTNRARGSWEQTQTQSQTQHKQRPQATAEQIRLAQMISDHNDADFEEKVKQLIDITGKNQDECVIALHDCNGDVNRAINVLLEGNPDTHSWEMVGKKKGVSGQKESGPTEPSEESKESRDRERDFSRRRGGLPRRGRGATRGREFRGQENGLDGAKSGGSSGRGTERGRRGRGRGRGGSGRRGGRFSAQGMGTFNPADYAEPASTDENYGNSNNTWNNTGSFEPDDGTSAWRAATEEWGTEDWNEDLSETKIFTASNVSSVPLPAENVTITAGQRIDLAVLLGKTPSSMENESTNLESSQTPSLAQPLVFSNSKQSALSQPASGNSFSHHSMVSMLGKGFGDVGEAKGSSTTGSQFLEQFKTAQALAQLAAQHTQPAGSTTAASWDMASTTQTSSLVQYDLKNPTDSSVHSPFTKRQGFTSTSTMIEVFMQEKQPVVTASTTTPAPPSSPLPSKTNPVPQMSPGSSDNQSSSPQPAQQKLKQQKKKASLTSKIPALAVEMPGSSDISGLNLQFGALQFGSEPVLAEYESTPTTSAAVSQSQSSLYTSSASESSSTISSNQSQESGYQSGTIQTATFTSQNSAQGPLYEQRSTQTRRYPNSISSSPQKDLTQAKNGFSSVQPTPLQTTQAVEGATGPAVKSDSPSAPSIAPLNDGVSASSLLTTASQHSTALSSLSHSEELPSTTTAQLSSALPTQQNSLSSSTSSGRTSTSTLLHTSVESEASLHSSASTFSTSSSTVSAAPPVVSVSSSLSSVSSLGLSLSSNSTVTASTRSSVATTSGKAPPNLPPGVPPLLPNPYIMAPGLLHAYPPQVYGYDDLQMLQTRFPLDYYSIPFPTPTTPLTGRDGSLSSNPYSGDLTKFGRGDASSPAPATTLAQPQQSQTQTHHTTQQTFLNPALPPGYSYTSLPYYTGVPGLPSTFQYGPAVFPVAPTSSKQHGVNVSVNASATPFQQPSGYGSHGYSTGVSVTSSNTGVPDISGSVYSKTQQSFEKQGFHTGTPAASFNLPSALGSGGPINPATAAAYPPTPFMHILTPHQQPHSQILHHHLQQDGQSGSGQRSQGSSIPQKSQANKSAYNSYSWGAN
- the UBAP2L gene encoding ubiquitin-associated protein 2-like isoform X6, translated to MMTSVGTNRARGSWEQTQTQSQTQHKQRPQATAEQIRLAQMISDHNDADFEEKVKQLIDITGKNQDECVIALHDCNGDVNRAINVLLEGNPDTHSWEMVGKKKGVSGQKESGPTEPSEESKESRDRERDFSRRRGGLPRRGRGATRGREFRGQENGLDGAKSGGSSGRGTERGRRGRGRGRGGSGRRGGRFSAQGMGTFNPADYAEPASTDENYGNSNNTWNNTGSFEPDDGTSAWRAATEEWGTEDWNEDLSETKIFTASNVSSVPLPAENVTITAGQRIDLAVLLGKTPSSMENESTNLESSQTPSLAQPLVFSNSKQSALSQPASGNSFSHHSMVSMLGKGFGDVGEAKGSSTTGSQFLEQFKTAQALAQLAAQHTQPAGSTTAASWDMASTTQTSSLVQYDLKNPTDSSVHSPFTKRQGFTSTSTMIEVFMQEKQPVVTASTTTPAPPSSPLPSKTNPVPQMSPGSSDNQSSSPQPAQQKLKQQKKKASLTSKIPALAVEMPGSSDISGLNLQFGALQFGSEPVLAEYESTPTTSAAVSQSQSSLYTSSASESSSTISSNQSQESGYQSGTIQTATFTSQNSAQGPLYEQRSTQTRRYPNSISSSPQKDLTQAKNGFSSVQPTPLQTTQAVEGATGPAVKSDSPSAPSIAPLNDGVSASSLLTTASQHSTALSSLSHSEELPSTTTAQLSSALPTQQNSLSSSTSSGRTSTSTLLHTSVESEASLHSSASTFSTSSSTVSAAPPVVSVSSSLSSVSSLGLSLSSNSTVTASTRSSVATTSGKAPPNLPPGVPPLLPNPYIMAPGLLHAYPPQVYGYDDLQMLQTRFPLDYYSIPFPTPTTPLTGRDGSLSSNPYSGDLTKFGRGDASSPAPATTLAQPQQSQTQTHHTTQQTFLNPALPPGYSYTSLPYYTGVPGLPSTFQYGPAVFPVAPTSSKQHGVNVSVNASATPFQQPSGYGSHGYSTGVSVTSSNTGVPDISGSVYSKTQQSFEKQGFHTGTPAASFNLPSALGSGGPINPATAAAYPPTPFMHILTPHQQPHSQILHHHLQQDGQLPYLQMILCFQRQQEDQSGSGQRSQGSSIPQKSQANKSAYNSYSWGAN